TGTTCTGCAGTTGGCCGAACTGCTCAAGAGGTTGTGAATGAAGTAAGGAGACAGTTTATTGAGAGGCCTGGTATAATGGTGAGAATAAATTTGTTAGTAATTTCTGCTTTGTACTTTAGTTTCATGTTTCTCAGTGATGCAATTGTTTTAACTGCTTGTTGCAGGACTACAAGGAGAAACCAGATTATGGTCGCTGTGTTGCTATTGTAGCATCGGCTTCTCTGAGGGAGATGATAAAACCTGGTGCTTTGGCTATTGTTTCACCTATTGTTGTTGGTGGGTTGATTGCTCTTGTTCTCATTGTTGCTTTCATCCCGTGTCTCCATGcacatcaatttttatttatttttgcatgacaatatattttagaaaaggaaataatgaaTATGCTGTGCATGTCATGGTAATATGGAAGTAGTGCATTGCGTGGTTCTAATTATGCAAGTGTAAAAAGATCAAATTTTCATGATTTGAGTAATTGATGCTTTTAGATGGGCTGAGTGATACATGGCTTCAGGGAAGACATGCTTTTGTAATTTACATTGAAGTTTGCTCTAAGTGCTTTGTTGAGCGTCATGTTCAGTGCTGCAAGAGCTGCTGCTGTGTGATTCACATATGGGTTCTCTTAATTCATACTGTTATAAGGCTTGTCAGCAAATATGCACAGTAGTCCATGCATGGCCATGTCTGGTTATACAGTACAAATTTTACTCCAGCCATGGAGTGTAATGATGAATGTCTACACATTAttgtatctattttattttattttattaaaatggcTATTATTTGATACAAACCCATATATTTTGGAATCGATGGTGATAGTACCAAGAGATGGAATTAGTAGTAGCATTTGTGGTTATGCAGGTTTCAGTTGTGGTGGCTGCAGTATCATTTTAAAATCTGAAAGTGCCGTATAATCACTCAAGTAGTCTGTTTAATTTTGTATCTTATATAATCAATGACACGGTGAAATTTACTGCAGGTCTCTCGTTCCGGATTTTGGGTTACTATACTGGGCATCCTCTACTTGGGGCCAAAGTAGTGGCGGccatgctcatgtttgccacaGTTTCTGGCATTCTTATGGCTCTTTTCCTGAACACAGCCGGTGGTGCCTGGGATAATGCAAAGAAGTACATAGAAACAGGGGCCCTCGGAGGCAAGGGGAGTGATTGTCATAAAGCAGCAGTTACTGGAGATACGTAAGTCTTGTTGATGTCCTCTTTTTTGTTGCTGTTCTTCCCGCTTCGTTTTTAGCCTTACCTATAGTATTTCTAGCAGTGGTAGTGATGGTAATGGGAGGTTTTTTGTGAACTCATTctaccattttaccctttgtttttcattagaaaaaaaaaaaaaattatctgaaatcatGGAATAGTTTCTGTGATTGGCGTAAAGACAGAAACATGCATCAGGCAGACCTCTTCACccgcaacaaaaataaaaaacaaaacaaagacaaacaaaagaaaagatgcTTAGCTTTCATCATggttaataattttttgatatgtaATTAGTTGGATTGTCATggtttataattaagaaaaaaagaaatacaagtaCCATTAGAACAAGACAACAGGTTAGGAATATTGGGGTGACATGGGATCTGATTGGCCCATATGCGCAGGTCACTAACACGAGGTGAAAACAGAGGTTTCATGatatttttccacaattttTCTCCCTCCCCCCTCTCCTTTCCTCTGGATTggggtttatttttcaattgctGATCAAAGAGTTCGTATTTTAATGGAAGTGTGTACTGTATTAGGTTTTATTTCTTCAAATGTTCATTTGACTTGCACCCTTGATATCAGGcttggaaaaatattattagagaatCGAAGTATCTGGATTATTTGCTGAAGAAGAGTTCAGTTTCCCTAAGTTGCTTCTTAAATATCAAGGCTCTATAATATGAAGGCTTAGTCTACTACTTTGAATACACCAGAATTTTGTGTGGGCCTTTTGTTTTCTAGTATAACATTGATTACTTAATGCTTCCTTTcaacttatcaaaacaaaaaaaaaacaaaacttaatgGTTCCTTTCATTATAATCTCTGAATTCTTGTAACTTGTTTTGTTATTTCTTACATGTCCTGCAGTGTGGGAGACCCATTCAAAGACACGGCTGGACCTTCTCTTCATGTCCTCATAAAGATGCTTGCAACCATAACGCTTGTCATGGCTCCAATTTTCCTGTGAGGTTTACCGTTTAGTTACCACACCCCTCTTCCTTTGTGGTCTCTCACCCGCGTACAGCACCCACCTCCCTTGGATACATAGCTACTTTGCAAATATGATGGTAGGTATTTTGATGTATATCAAGGGTGCCCGATTCATAGTcatacatattttcttttttgcttaaTCCAAATAAGACATGTTAGTTAGCATCTCATTTTAGTGCCAAATGgtttaaaatatatctatttagTGTATGCATCGAGTTATCCGGACCACAATCATGGGATCGGCTTGAGCCTCATGTTTTCCTAGagtttcatttttccttttttgccgTTTGACCACATGAATGTGATGTGTCTATAGCCTTGTAACAGATAGGCACTCTTTTTGGGCATTTGCTATCAActgagttttcatgattttcttgcatGTGCATCTATTTTGTATTTAAGCGTTTTCTCTGTAGTGTATTTAGTCTATTCTTGGTGTTGgacttcctttttcttttttctttattcacaCACGCACAAGCAAGCAAACTTGGGATAGGAGAATGACTCTATAAGAAGAGTTGAAGACAGTAAAATGGTTATTCTGGAAGGGAGGGAAACAAGGAAGGGGATGGAGGACAAAAGACAAACTTAAGAGCAGTGGAACGAATTAACATTACCATAATCTCCGTGAATCTCCCCTCATTCCATTCACATCCAAAAACCCTCCTCCTGCCATAACTTCGTGATTTATGTAGTATTTAATAGGGAGTAATGCCAGATACGTTGTTAGGATCTGTTCTGTGCAgtcagtcattttgaaaaaaaaaaatatatatatatatagtctattaagaaaaattatcttTTCATGTGGAAACTTGATTAGATTTCTCGCAAGatatcaaaaattatttttgaataccAAATAACTTCTTATCTATATGGGAAAGAGGTTGTAAACCCGAAATCATATGTTTGagagtaatattatatgcaGTTGTGGAGTGTGCAAGCGACGTGtagaaaaagaattattatttttttatatgaatcttgtatttactatttatttattttttttaaagtgattgtacaaTGCTTGCGCACTTATAactgtaattatcatttctttatgTTTGAATACCAAATAACTTCTAATCTTTGAGTCTATGGGAAAAAGGTTGTAAATCCTAAAATCATTTGTCAAAATGTAAAAGCCTGATGTCTGATGTAATGTATATAATAACgaaggattagtcaatgatataattgaagcTACGTTAAGAAGAGTAAtaacttctttttcaaataatatgtGATCGTACCACTTACTCTGACTCATAATAGAGTATCATATAGGTGAGATACTCCATGTTATCTTCCATCCTTACAAATTGCCTTTATGGTTTTCAGTGGAATGACATCATTGGCTAGGCTACTACTACAGGAAATAAGATCCTCTCTATTTCAACTGAAGCTATTAAAATGTCATgtattttacattaaataaataaacttggAATGGATAGAGAATCGTAACGATGAACGAAAATTTGATGATGTCCTCTGCACAAAATAATGGCAGATACACTAAAACTTGGACATGATATCCAAACTAATATCTATTTCCcataatgaaaaaagaaatctatCTTATTATCTCTAAAAGATCTCCCCCCGCCCTGATATCACCCAGTTCTCTCCTCTCCTCATCACATTGCATTCACACAACATccagggaaaagaaaaggaaaaagatctGGCGATCaagatgaaaaatcaaaatcaatatcaGTTATAATCATCTACACATTTGAGGATGATTAGAGGGGGTAAGCTCACAATGATCCGGTGAGTAGCACCCAATCTTTTCCTTGTCTGCATCGAAACCAAGCTGATCATGCAGGTGAAGTTCTGCCTCTGATCTTTTCTCTTCAACCACCTTCAAGATTTTCTCGAACACAGACACTTGGCAGGGAATCTTGAGCACTCCTTCTTGCTGAAAGCCAAATTCTTCTTCGGCTTCTCGTAGTAACATCGCAAATGCTTGGTGACCCAAGTACTGTGTTGGGATGATGAATCTCTTCAGCTCCTTCCCTACACAAACGGCAAGAAAGCCTTTCGGCACGACATGATCATTGGAAGCCCCCGAAACATCtgagaaggagagtgttctctTCAGGATGAATTTAATGCTCTTACTGCCATTGCTAGtggtactactactactgctgctgctgctggtgGAAGTAGCAGAAGAAATAGAATTAGAGCTGTTTTTTGGAGCATTTGCAAGCTTTTTCCACTTCTTGAGGATCTGTTGAAGCCTGACAATATCTCTGATCTTGTTAGACTTGTTG
This window of the Juglans regia cultivar Chandler chromosome 12, Walnut 2.0, whole genome shotgun sequence genome carries:
- the LOC109004941 gene encoding protein SMALL AUXIN UP-REGULATED RNA 10-like translates to MDSNKSNKSNKIRDIVRLQQILKKWKKLANAPKNSSNSISSATSTSSSSSSSSTTSNGSKSIKFILKRTLSFSDVSGASNDHVVPKGFLAVCVGKELKRFIIPTQYLGHQAFAMLLREAEEEFGFQQEGVLKIPCQVSVFEKILKVVEEKRSEAELHLHDQLGFDADKEKIGCYSPDHCELTPSNHPQMCR